A region from the Triticum aestivum cultivar Chinese Spring chromosome 3D, IWGSC CS RefSeq v2.1, whole genome shotgun sequence genome encodes:
- the LOC123076854 gene encoding putative E3 ubiquitin-protein ligase SINA-like 6 isoform X1: MDCGTSSKRRVEAPGEGESSGKRQSVTMGMDALDCPVCFHPLRPPIYQCSVGHFICSSCRPKLVRNNCHLCSAETTFKRCLGMERLMESVMIPCSNAKYGCAEKLTYYQKEEHEKACPSAPCFCPASGCSFAGPTDALLEHSASQHKWPCTTIKYSEDVKFTLEPGLHFLRIKDREIFLLNVALEPFGHAISVVCIQPKATNSKFKCRMSYGSFLTDYYQISVYKIRSSSLSDGLPKGYNLILPKDEIADDGKGNLLTFSIDDPNPKVKVHEPICLKPVRGV; this comes from the exons ATGGATTGTGGTACCTCTAGCAAGAGACGAGTGGAAGCCCCGGGAGAGGGGGAGAGCAGCGGCAAGAGGCAGAGTGTCACCATGGGGATGGACGCCCTCGACTGCCCCGTCTGCTTTCATCCCCTCAGACCTCCGATATACCAG TGTTCCGTGGGGCATTTCATATGCTCTTCTTGCCGTCCCAAGCTCGTGCGCAACAATTGTCACTTATGCTCTGCTGAAACTACCTTCAAGCGCTGTTTAGGGATGGAGCGTCTCATGGAATCAGTCATGATCCCTTGCTCCAATGCAAAATATGGATGCGCAGAGAAGCTCACCTACTACCAGAAAGAAGAGCACGAGAAGGCATGCCCGAGCGCCCCATGTTTCTGCCCGGCGTCCGGCTGCAGCTTTGCAGGGCCAACAGACGCCCTCCTTGAACATTCCGCCTCCCAGCACAAGTGGCCGTGTACAACCATCAAATACTCTGAAGATGTTAAGTTCACCCTAGAACCAGGTCTACATTTTCTTCGTATCAAAGACAGGGAAATTTTCCTGCTCAACGTGGCACTAGAGCCATTCGGGCATGCCATCTCTGTCGTCTGCATCCAACCTAAAGCTACAAACTCCAAGTTCAAGTGTAGGATGTCCTATGGTTCCTTTTTGACCGACTATTATCAGATATCAGTTTACAAGATACGAAGCTCATCATTGTCTGATGGGCTACCGAAGGGATACAACTTAATTCTTCCCAAGGATGAGATAGCTGATGATGGAAAGGGTAACTTGCTTACGTTCTCCATCGATGATCCTAATCCTAAAGTAAAGGTGCATGAGCCCATATGTCTGAAACCAGTACGCGGTGTATGA
- the LOC123076854 gene encoding putative E3 ubiquitin-protein ligase SINA-like 6 isoform X2 — protein sequence MGMDALDCPVCFHPLRPPIYQCSVGHFICSSCRPKLVRNNCHLCSAETTFKRCLGMERLMESVMIPCSNAKYGCAEKLTYYQKEEHEKACPSAPCFCPASGCSFAGPTDALLEHSASQHKWPCTTIKYSEDVKFTLEPGLHFLRIKDREIFLLNVALEPFGHAISVVCIQPKATNSKFKCRMSYGSFLTDYYQISVYKIRSSSLSDGLPKGYNLILPKDEIADDGKGNLLTFSIDDPNPKVKVHEPICLKPVRGV from the exons ATGGGGATGGACGCCCTCGACTGCCCCGTCTGCTTTCATCCCCTCAGACCTCCGATATACCAG TGTTCCGTGGGGCATTTCATATGCTCTTCTTGCCGTCCCAAGCTCGTGCGCAACAATTGTCACTTATGCTCTGCTGAAACTACCTTCAAGCGCTGTTTAGGGATGGAGCGTCTCATGGAATCAGTCATGATCCCTTGCTCCAATGCAAAATATGGATGCGCAGAGAAGCTCACCTACTACCAGAAAGAAGAGCACGAGAAGGCATGCCCGAGCGCCCCATGTTTCTGCCCGGCGTCCGGCTGCAGCTTTGCAGGGCCAACAGACGCCCTCCTTGAACATTCCGCCTCCCAGCACAAGTGGCCGTGTACAACCATCAAATACTCTGAAGATGTTAAGTTCACCCTAGAACCAGGTCTACATTTTCTTCGTATCAAAGACAGGGAAATTTTCCTGCTCAACGTGGCACTAGAGCCATTCGGGCATGCCATCTCTGTCGTCTGCATCCAACCTAAAGCTACAAACTCCAAGTTCAAGTGTAGGATGTCCTATGGTTCCTTTTTGACCGACTATTATCAGATATCAGTTTACAAGATACGAAGCTCATCATTGTCTGATGGGCTACCGAAGGGATACAACTTAATTCTTCCCAAGGATGAGATAGCTGATGATGGAAAGGGTAACTTGCTTACGTTCTCCATCGATGATCCTAATCCTAAAGTAAAGGTGCATGAGCCCATATGTCTGAAACCAGTACGCGGTGTATGA